The genomic DNA TGATTgctacatttatatattttgtaccCATAACTCTATTGGTTTTGTTGCCATTAGGAAAGTTTGCTCGATTAATCCACTTCAACCTCTTCACACTTGATGTTCATATAAACATCAAACACATGgacaaataaaatgttaaataattgaaatgaaaagacCTAAACACACAAGCAAATTTCTGCATACCAACAAATCTACACATATCGACAAGACGATCGCGAGATCTTAACAGATAAAAGAGCGAAGATAACTAGGGTTTAACAAGAGAGGTAAAAAAATATCAGCACCTATTTAAAATGcacttatatttttgaaatattttacatattaaaaatatatatttatatattcaaaaatcaaaactatgCTATGATATAGTTTtccatttctttttaaaaaacaaaaacgatcCTTAAAAAACTCTCCGCAATATGAACctaaataatgattatttttttttaggagctaaataattaaacatatactccctcttttcctttttaagCGACATTTTAGAATATTAACACCAAAATAGCGAAgtgtatttttgcacattttcttcctgttataccctcattttaatccatcaatatattcctatttttttgcacacactttctctttccaATAAAATTAATAGGTTATCTATCTCTTGTAAGAAACATTTGCTAGTTACTatttttttctccaacaaatacatatgttatttttctctcagagttgttcttttactttgcacttgaaattttaagataacaagaaacaaactttgttttaaaaaaaacaaacaaactttgtttaaaaaaaacaaattttggttttccaaatatatattattaattagttttattgaaaaagataagagtaattgACAAATCACACTCTTAAAATAGCAAAACGACagttaaataagaacaaaaaatcCGCACTAGAACGATTCTTAAAAAGAAACTGAGGGAGTATATAATATCTCAGATAGAGACCAATCATATAATTGGTTTAAGTAATAATTTTATGACAATTTAAACaattagttaaaaattcaaTCCATATCTTTTTGACATGGGAAAAAAATCAGTTGAGATCAATGAAAAAATCTACCTTAAATATTTAACAGATTTCTCAATAGAAAATTAATCACCACCAAAACAACTGTGTAAGTTTTTAACTTGATGGATTTTCGAAAGAAAATAATACAGAATTGTGCATTCGTTTCAACAACAATGCAGATGATTTCAAAACACTTGCACAAAGTAATATGTTCCCTTATGCAACCTCCACGTGAAAGCCAGGTGGTTTGATGTCATATGTTCCCTGACAAAATGACAAATTCTTCCTGTTCACTTCATACCCCGCCATAACTATAAAACATGCAACAGATGGTTCCTCTACAGTCAATTAATATATCATCATTATGTCGTTCAAATTATTTCGTTAATGTTTTATTAGGtctttctaacttttttttaacaagtcaaaataGAATTAGATTATCAAAAATGATTCATCTCGCACAAGACGTGCAAAAGAAATCACCAAAAACAAATACAAAGTCAAGTCACAAGTGTCTCAAAAGCGATCACCTGAATATAAATGAAATAACAAGAAGATTACAACATAATACCAATACAAGACAAAGAGTGCAGCCACCCGTCGTCATGGTAGCTGAAAACAAAAGAGTGCAGATTGGCCTTTAGCCACTGGAATGGAAGTAGTTTCACCCTGCTGGTATAATGTTAGTACCCGTAGAATTCTGATTAAAAATGCGATTGTTCCTCTCCTTCCAAATGGTCCAAACATAAGCTAGCCTGATTATCTGAAGGAACGAATGTGAAGAATGCAATAACCCAGCCAAATGCCTGAACTGAATATAATGGTCACGACACCCAACAGGAGCGACGAACGATAAACCAAGCCACTTCAAAACCGCGGACCATACGTTGCCGAAGATATCACAGCTAAAAAGAAGGTGTTCCGCAACCTCCCACACAAGCGGTGTCATCCATGTGTAGGACTCGTCGACGTAATAAATTGTCTTTTGTAGACAACCGGTTGCGATGTAGTCTCCAAGCAAACAGTGAAACATTTAGCGGAGCTTGCTTATGCCCCACAACATCAAACCGACCCCTGTGAGGAGGTACATGTATAATAAGTTCCTTAACACATGTCATTAACGATACAAAATAGCATTTGcctttttctatttaaaatttaaatatacaaatGATCATTCAGTTGTGATTtaaatagaaatttttataatgtcaattttttgttttttgtttttaacctACTAGTTCATGAgagaaagaaattttattaatctcATCATTGATTGTTCTAATTAAAATTTAGATTCAAATTCTTTTGAGCATTTTAAGTTttgacaagaagaaaaaaacaatataacaattaacatattttttttgaacaaaacaacaattaacatattaatatttatcattaaaaaaaatctctcaaACAATTTGTTCATAACATCagctcattaaccacttcaTTATAGTGAAGGAATCTAAAAGGTTGCAAAAATTAATAGATTAAGTTTTAAGTTTCTTACTCAAAACAGTCAACCATAAGAAAAGAACGGTGGTTAAAAAAGTGGTCAGGCAAGAAAATAAAGCCTTGTTTTTGGCGTGTTATGAAATTTCATAATTAAGATGAATAGATGATGATACCTTTTAGTGTGTGTTGCTATGCATAATAAATCTTTTTTGAAGATATATATCCTGAAGACAATGACGTTTTGCTTGTCTTTGTATATCTAActacttttctttttatctaTTTTCATATCTAAGACTAGCTCTAATtgaacataattgatttttctcTTTATAAGGGAGTTATTGGATGTGAAATGTTCTAATTAATTGCTTTCGGCATTCTTTCTCCGCCACAATATAATCCACTTGGAACTTTGATTGAATAAGACAATCACAGTAGTTTATATTGTCACGATGCAATATGGTTcattatatcattttctttgataTAGTAGTTTATATATAGTGGGTCTCTTTCTTCATAATTCACTCCTTCGTCCAATCAATGTACAATATTATGCTCTTTTACTTAACcgaaaaatcaatcaatacaAACATCcaactatatcatatattaTATCAAGTTTTGTGATCATTATAATGAGAATAACACGTCAATTCAATCTATGATATGTAATCCACTGACTGGAACTGTACTTTCGGATTAGTTTATTGTATATACTATATAGTATATTGTAATAGTAACTCAATTTAGATGTATTGTACTATTGCTATTTAATTAGAATCTCTTTGAAGATTTGGTTGATAGAATAAGATGCTAGATAAGgagaataaaacaaaattaaagccATCATGTAGCTTTAGCTACCTTTAGTCCATTACCAACATATGAGCAAAGCTACTATTCCATCAACACGTAGTTAGAAAAATAggaattattttgttttttttttttttaaagaaaaggtCATAAATTATTTAGCGTGTGTTTGTTTTGCCGGTGAAAACAAACCAAATGTACGTTTAGCTCAATGCTACAATTTGTAGTTTCATGAAATTCACGGTGGAAAAGCCTTGGGACATGATATTTATACTTGAAACGCATATTCAAATAGCTTGCAAGTGATTAATGATTTTTACTAAAAGATGAATTATTTAGAAGaacttaaatttgattttttggatGAAACAAATCTTTCATTAACTAAACTTTACTTACCTCATAACCGAACGGCAGATTAATAAAAACCTTTTCTTATgagaatcaaaatcaaaatggttaaataaaaattgaacacACCTAATTAAAACATTTGGCTATGTAGTGGGTTTAAAGTTCTTCTTTTTAAAAGTCACttttaaaatcataattatatttaaaaaattaattgtatcTTCTGTTCTGGGAAATGACCCAGACTAATTTGTGTTTGGTCATGAAGCAACTAAAATGTTATCACAAATTATTTCATCaccaaaaatcaacttttaatATGAATTGAGTAcatctttttttataattgaattatttgttgAAAAACTTGTACACCATATCTTtacttaaaacttttaaaatattaattatatcaatgatctctctcttttatatcatatatttagCTTTTTATGTACGATGTCgattatttctaaaaaaaaaatgtatgatgtgGACTATCAACTCATACTTAAACTTCAATACTATTCACCTATCAAGAAGATCAATAAGACGACTAAAATTACATTTCAGCCACTGCTGCCATCTTATTATCAATAAGATCAAAAAGGCGACTAAAATTACATTTCAACCACCGTTGCCATCTTAATTTTaattgaagtttgattttgtttttgtttgtagaTAACCATTCTTGATGGCTAACATGCTTGAGAGTATTTGATCTTTAGTGAAGGTGGTGGCAGACATGGGGCAGTTGGCATACTATGCTTGTTTTTTAGAAGCACTCTAGCTAGGTTTTATGtatttgttgttttggtttttgttttattttatgctgTTGGCTTGAATGATTGATCAACATGTCACAGAAGGCTTGGACAATTGGAGAGTGAAGTGATTTGGAAAATCTTGTCAAATTTTATCTGATGGAATTGTGTCTGCCAGATATTTTTAATAAAGGTGAAATAGGAGTTACAATTTTGATGATAGATTTACATCACAAGAATTTGAAAGCAAAAAGTTATATATACACAATAATGATATTTGGAGCTTCTTGTTATTGTGGCTTTTAGGGAATTTGATTAGTCAAGTTTATACAGGGATGTAAATTAATGATctgtatttttaataatgatatACATGTATGGAAGCAAACCGATGAAGTGGAAATTAAAAAGGTTTTTCTTgttgcatgaaaatgaaaaactgCTGTATCAGATGGTCTTAGAACTGTTATGATGTAATTTAAGTATGTTTCGTAGTTACGGATAAGTAGTTAGCTTGATCGAGGAAGCACATAGTTACTAATAAGTGGACAGGTCAAGTGAAGCGAGACATACATGCTCTTTTGTGCCGTGGGTGAAACCCTCTGATACACTTCAAGACTAATATTGTAAAGGCTTTAGCAATAATTACaggtcatttaaaaattgatacCTGTAATcgggagtggttatggtgcataaggaaatccttatgcaccgtgcataaatctCAACATAATTGTTTCCTACACCCCCAAAGTGAgccaaaatcatttttgtttaaaataaaagaaatctgatggttgtgatgtgtttatgcacggtgcataaggaaataacttatgcaccataacttttgccccTGTAATCATCCCTTAACCCATTTAATGACTGCCACATCATTAATTTGATGACTTGGCTCTGTTAATTGGTCAACCCACACATGAAATGACAGTTTTACCcctatcttcatcttttttttttttttttccttttctgagGGAcctatcttcatcttcttctcacccgtattctttcctttcttcttcttctcctaaCTTTCCTATACATACCCACCAATTCATTCACGACATGAACATGATTCTTAAAACCCATCTCTAAAACATGACAATGAACAATTTTACAATGACCAACACTTCCAATTTTCGAACAAGACTTAATTATCAAAGGTAATGTAAACCCATAagataaatgataaatattaacaGCATAATTATAATACCCATGTGATACATTGACTCTAATGATAGAATTCCATACAAGATTTGAAAGGGATTCAAATGGCCATCTCTAGCTTCCATCAGACACATGTAAACTTTGTTTTCCGATTTCAATTGTTAGAGCCAGTTTTCATGTTCATCTTCGTTACTGTGTTTAAAGTTCATGCCTTCATTGATTAGAGATGCCACTTTATTCATCTTCAATTTAACAAGTTGGCTCTACATTACTCAAATGTTTGAGGTATTAGTACGGTTAGTTTTATAGGCAACTGTATttgatattaaatttgattggTGTGGGGAAGAAACTTATTCAAGAGGTACTTATTGGTGGTCCAACAATTACAAGCAAAACCTTGAATTCAAACCTCTATTCCGGTGTTGGTTTTATGTAAATGATATTGGGTATGTTAGAAAATGTTGGGTATTATTCACGAAGGAGAAATAAGATGAGGATATAGAATAAGAGTGTTGGATCTGCAGAAAAGaaatgaagagaagagaagagggtTGAATGGTTTAAGTAGtggaaaattgaagaaaagaagaaggatgatgagggtatttttgtctattgccatcatccttcttctttaaaTTAGACTGACAGCGATTAACtgggtcaaaggacgaaattttaaatgattaaagaatgcaagactagtttgcaaggattagcgaatacagggatcaatttttaaacgacctcTAATTGCAatgatgaaatacatatttaagtctATTGTAAATTAGACTACACGTATTTAAATTCAAGTTTTTATAAACCCTAACTTTGAGATTAATACAAATAGTTACTCTACGTTTGGAGATATAGACACAGCTGACCGAACTTCGCTAATAAGATCTTGTATTATGTTTTTGCAATTTTTGTTATCTATAATGTTTTAAACCGCAGTTGTTGTcctaacataaacaaaaaaacacttaCAGGTTCAATGTGAAGTTATtgaattttcaacaaaaataatttcaatcaaGGATTACAATTTTTCATAGAGCTGCAACTCAACTTACCTAAACTTTCtatagatgaaaaaaaaaaaaaaattatagttttgaatttcatcctccAATGTACACTTCTCATTTTGAAGGAAACAAAATCCTTTTCATTTTGAAATGATATGCTGAATACAGTAGTGAATCCTTTCCTTTACATAAATGCTGCCTTCATGGTATATATATTGTAGCAGAAaactcaaatttcaatttataaaaGGCTGCTTCAGATCTGTTTTAAGTTCTGTATAGATATAACATTTCTGCATACAAAAGTTTAATCAACTAATCAAACTGAAAAACATAGAATCAGATTTTGAGTTTGATTCTTGCTAATAGTCATTCATCACTAGATTGAGATTCTGTAATAAGTCCTTATATCGTTTTATGTACACCTCAATCTTATATATCGGTATTAGTATATGACGGAATAGATAAGCTTGCTAAATTTGAATCTGGTGACGATGGTGGCGGATCAATTTTTATCAAAGTGGTATCATCATCTCCTGAGATATCCAACACCTCAGGTTTACATTTATATTTCCCATCACTCTGAATATCCTTAAGCCTTTCCATCACTTCTACCATAGAAGGTCTAACATCTTTAGAACTCTGCAAACACTGAAATGCTAACTCTGCCACTGCATTTATCATTTTCCTTACTTTGAAATCTGATTCAAAACTAAGTGTAGGGTCAACAAGTTCATGCAGTGTCCCATTTTGAATTTTCTTAATAGCCATGTTAGACAAATTGATTTCTTGTCTATGCCTTGTGATATCAACAGCAGGCATGGACGATATTAGCTCAATCAGCACAACTCCGAAGCTAAAAACATCGCTTTTATCGGTAAGCTGATAGTACAAATGGTATTCCGGATCCACATAACCAGGAGTCCCTTGTGGAGCAGTTGAAATGTGTGTGACATGGATTGGAAATAGACGCGAAAGTCCAAAATCTGCTACTTTGACGCTAAAATGATTGTCTAGTAGAATGTTGTTTGTTTTCACATCTCTATGGATGATGTCAGAGGCATGAAGATAAACTAATGCACTAGCTGTTTCTATGGCAATATTCATTCGGATATGCCAAGGTAGCATGCCAGGTTTTGCTTTTTTACCATGAAGGTGATCAGCAACAGTTCCATTAGGAACATATTCATATACAAGCAGTAGTTCTTGACTATGGCGCGAAGTGCACCCATATAGTGACACAAGATTTTGATGGTGTAGTCCTGTTAAAATCTCAACTTCATTCACAAATTGCTCAACTCTCCTATAGTTGTTTTCATTCATGCGTTTCACCGCAACCAGACGCCCGTCCTGAAGTGTTCCTAGCCAAAAGAATATCAAAAGACTTAAATTTAGCGATAAACTCTGATTATTTCAAAGACATTTATCTCGTATCAGACTTTTAAAAAGATCAGATTATACACCAGCCCGACTAATCAAACCATATCAAAATCgcttaattaaattatttatttaaacaataCCAAGAGTTAATAAATATAGGGTACTAGATTTTACCAAAATATACTGTGCCAAAGCCTCCATCTCCTAGCGCTCTAGTAGAATCAAAGTAGTTTGTGGCCTTTTCAAGTTCACTATAGGTGAAGAAGTGTACTCCACGGTATCTACTTCCCCTCTCAGTATCTTCTGAACTATAACCAGATACACTCCGAGATCGTGCAGATGAAACTACATGaacattctttttcttctttctgcaATAATAATAGATGTAGAAGCCAATGCCTACTGCAATTGCACTGACCACAACAACAGAAACTCCTAAGAAGAATTATTGGAGTTTTTTTCAATTAGTATAATAAAATGTAAGTATGTTTTGcagttaatgaaaaaaatacaagatgATGAAAAGAAGTTGCCATGGATTGATTAAATTTATTACCTACAGCAACCTTTGTTTTCGAATTCCATCGATTATCTGTGACAGTTCAAACAAGGCAAAGATGAGTAAGAGTATTTTGAAGGAGATGTTGAAGAAACTTCATGTCAAATCAAGGAGGATATCGATATTCTAGTCCAAGttgttaacaaaataaatatattttgttggaaGATAAAGAAATCTCTCATTGACTAAGGCCAACTAGTAAATATAAGATTGAAGTCAACAATTTGATAAAGTCAGTTATAATGGTTTATGAGCAAAGCAAAATGGTCAAAgtcaaaaaaatacacaatgtTCACACTCATAACATAGTAGGAAAACAGTTTATTAAAGATGTAGCATCAACATAATGTTTGAGATATgtttttttcagcttattttcataagttctccataATAGCTTATGAagataacttatagcttatatgatatagaaataacttatatgacaagcgtttatgctataagcgcttaattatACCGTTTATCCAAAGATAACcttaaaaaggaaaagaagacATACCGTGGAGATGTGAACAATCTAAACCTTCAGTTCCATCAGGACAATAACAtgaaaatttattcttatcattTCCCCCACAAGTTCCATTACTTAAAATGCATTTTAAGCATGCTTGAGTATCAAACACATATCTCACATCAAATCCACCGCTCAAAGCTTTGTTCAACCCTTCAATTCCACTACCTAGCTTCGCTTTCTGTGCTACCTGAACTTCAATACGAACTCCTTCACAATTTATACTCTCTGCAGTTGCAGAATCCATAAATAAAGCACGCTTGTTCTCATCTTCCTTGCACGAAAACGAGTTTGTGCTACCGTTCATGCCATTTGGAAGCTTGATGCCATTAGGACAGTTGTATAAAATAGTGATGTTCCTCACATTAGGCATGTAATGAAAATGACTCAAGTTTAAAGAAGTGTTGGTTAAAGCAGAAGAACAATGATCATAAACAAGGCCTTTTCGAAACATTGACATGGTGTAACCCAATTGATCAATACGTAAGACATGGAAATGTTGTGAACCAATTTGAAtggatgtgttttgatgatgagAATCACATTTAAGGTTGAATTCATTGTTGCTACCACAATAACTTGGTTTGTTTTGTCCCCAAAATGGATAGTATATGCCGGATACTTCACCACATGTGTATGGTTTGATACATTCTTCATATTTgttatgttgatgttgttggcAAATTGTTGTTGGCAAAATAAccaacaagaacaagaacaagaacaatatAGGCAAAGCCAtagaagaaaaatgagaaatgaaACAGATTAATATGAGTTTGAATGATTGTGATCCTATATGATGATGTAACTATAATAGACAAGACTAtagagttatttttttaaatatgtttgtcTTTGTTATTTGacatttgatttttcaaaatttggcTGATTTTTAATTGATCAAGATTTGACTGATTTTTATATGATGTATTTCTTCTTTCTTGGTCTTGTTTATATACGTGGCCAGATTATACTTATGTTTAATTAGGAGGTTGCTTTTATTATTTGGTTAAGTGGCTATGTCATGTGTGTGGATACATAGATTAAGTTCTTCAAATGTACGATTTGAATGCCCTCTGTCGTCATTTAATAATATGGATATTTAATACTTGACGGGTTTCTAATGATACTATGTAAATAAATGTACAAATGTTTTGACTttcaaattaagaaaattataacCTTACTTGTTATATAGATAGTCAttgaaaactcacacacaagtcAAAAATTAGGGATCAGAACTTTGATCATGATGTTCGACTTAATAGTTTTATCATTTATGTCAATTGAACTAGGACATGTCAATAGGGGTGGGAACATACCAGACTGTTCGACAGAGGCCTACAACATAGCCTATTTAAAGTTTAGCCCGACCTAAATCATTTAATAAGAAGACTAGACTCAAACTTTTTACTATAAaacatgtttaattaaataggtcAGGTTaagacttaaaaaaaagtattatgtCTGTCATGTTAGtctattaagttttttttatatcatatcTCTCCATTATTGATATTGcgaaagttttttatttatttattttttttttttataaactcaaGCTTTGgtatgatttggttatttagTAGCAGGTATATTAGTGTGATTAGATCTTcgtaatattttgttatttagtgGCATTCCTATTCTAGTGTTTTATGGTTTCGTAAGATTTGACCTATTTAGTAGTTGgcttataaatgttatttggcCTTAGTGTAAATCAAACTTTTAAACTTCATCGAACATTTAAAATGGTAAGGATAGACCTTGAAAATGAGTCTATGACGGATAATAGGTTACACTCAGACttataatttttgaagaagatCAGACTTACACCTTACAAAATTCGGCGTAGCTTATTTCCGTCCCTATCCGTGAACACAATaatcaaggttttttttttttgaagatgtATCATTTAGTCGATCTATTGCAAGATTAAAATATTAAGCATGTAtgcaatatatttaaaattatgaccAATTTAAATTTAGGTAAAATTTCACAATTCgcccattaatttaatttaagttaacattattatccttttttaattaaaacactaaaaaatctataaaatttatcaaaaccCGGAATAATCATCACAAAACTCGgaccttcttaaaaaaaaaaaaaaaaacgcacaATCCCGTCaaaatttcatcttcttcattttctctcttataaAATGATCATCATCACATTgtattcttccattttttttctgtTGGCCTTTGTTGGCCATAACCTATCAAACAAATCTGTGTTTTTCGTACACACTCCTTATCCATCCGAATGTAATTTAACCGTATTGCTTGAAtttaattagaaagaaaaaaataggtaAGTACTTTTGCAAGGGTGGCAATCTGGTCTTGTCTACATGTATTGAGGTTCAGCGAAGAGAAAGGGAGAATCATTCCTCTTCGAAGAATATTGAATTGTTAGCAGCAGACATGCAAGGCCACTGGGTTAGTGGTCCAAACTCTTATTCAGTTGAGTGATAATGATGAAGACCCTAGCTATACAAAGTTTGCATTATTCAAAGGATCTCTGTAATTTGGACgagttttgatttttgtctttgtaaatttttattttcgaaaaacgttcttgcaaattttttttttgtttgaaaaaggtccctgaccCTACTTCAACATTGAGTTGGCATGATTTTgcccacgtggcagttgctgactgtgaaATTTTTGCCACGTGGCGATGACGTGACAtgccacataataaaatattttttaaattttgaaaataatttttaaaaattaaacaattgaaaataaagttaaaaaatcataaaaaaattccaaatattttttcgatcatataatttttaaaatatgaaaattagtttttttttttaaatctggaaataaaattttgacaaTATAATtgtatcaaaaaatttaattttttgtcaaaaaaataagttttcaaaaattttaattttcgagattttttcttttaaaaaaaatgaaattttttgtaaaagaacaagaaaataacttttcgaaaaataaaaaaaagttcttggaaaaaatctgaatattatatgttcaaatttttttttttaaatattgacaACTTTATTTTcagaatttatttaattaaaat from Medicago truncatula cultivar Jemalong A17 chromosome 8, MtrunA17r5.0-ANR, whole genome shotgun sequence includes the following:
- the LOC120577282 gene encoding LEAF RUST 10 DISEASE-RESISTANCEUS RECEPTOR-LIKE PROTEIN KINASE-like 1.2 — encoded protein: MALPILFLFLFLLVILPTTICQQHQHNKYEECIKPYTCGEVSGIYYPFWGQNKPSYCGSNNEFNLKCDSHHQNTSIQIGSQHFHVLRIDQLGYTMSMFRKGLVYDHCSSALTNTSLNLSHFHYMPNVRNITILYNCPNGIKLPNGMNGSTNSFSCKEDENKRALFMDSATAESINCEGVRIEVQVAQKAKLGSGIEGLNKALSGGFDVRYVFDTQACLKCILSNGTCGGNDKNKFSCYCPDGTEGLDCSHLHDNRWNSKTKVAVGVSVVVVSAIAVGIGFYIYYYCRKKKKNVHVVSSARSRSVSGYSSEDTERGSRYRGVHFFTYSELEKATNYFDSTRALGDGGFGTVYFGTLQDGRLVAVKRMNENNYRRVEQFVNEVEILTGLHHQNLVSLYGCTSRHSQELLLVYEYVPNGTVADHLHGKKAKPGMLPWHIRMNIAIETASALVYLHASDIIHRDVKTNNILLDNHFSVKVADFGLSRLFPIHVTHISTAPQGTPGYVDPEYHLYYQLTDKSDVFSFGVVLIELISSMPAVDITRHRQEINLSNMAIKKIQNGTLHELVDPTLSFESDFKVRKMINAVAELAFQCLQSSKDVRPSMVEVMERLKDIQSDGKYKCKPEVLDISGDDDTTLIKIDPPPSSPDSNLASLSIPSYTNTDI